Sequence from the Kogia breviceps isolate mKogBre1 chromosome X, mKogBre1 haplotype 1, whole genome shotgun sequence genome:
GTGTGCAGCGTGCACGTGGGCAGGCGGTTCACCTCTGGAAGGTCAGCTTTCTCACCAGTGCTTTCTGCACGACAGTGGGAACAGCTGGCTTCCGCGATGTAAGTCTCTGAAGGCTTCATGAATGATGCTTAACCCAAGCCTTTGCTTGTCATCTAGTAGAAAGCCAGTAATTTGTCCTGATGTGCCAAAGAACGCAGTCCCATCACTtgcacttttttttctaaattacctTAGTTTTTAAGCTAATTTGGTTTTCTAAAGGCAGCCTACTCCTTCCCAGAAGCGACGTGCTAGTGGCACACAGCAGCTGGGAAAAGATTCTTCTACCTACAGTGTAAACCCCAGCAGGACGCAGCTTTGAAAGCAGAAGGCCGGAGGGCAGCATCTCCACGTGAAGGGGTGCGCTTGCTTTCTTGCCCGCTCCTGGCCACGTGTTCTCAGGGCTGAGATGCCTTGGAAGACTCACTTAACCTCCCTgggtctgtttctcctttctatGCCTCTGTGCTTAGAAAGGCAGGGGAACAGGAGATGAGGTCATGTATGCTAGAATCCACCTTCTAGTGGGGAACGAAgaagcagtttttgtttttgttttttttttttttttttttgcggtacgcgggcctctcactgctgtggcctctcccgttgcggagcacaggctccggacgcgcaggcccagcggccatggctcacgggcttaggtgctccgcggcatgtgggatcttcccggaccagggcacgaacccgtgacccctgcatcggcaggcggattctcaaccactgcgccaccagggaagcccaagaagcagTTTTGATGCAAAAGTTACGACACAGTTTTGTGTATCTGCTCCAGAATAACAATTTTCTACGGTCAGCTTCGGCACTGGGGACAAGAACAGCGATGTCGTTGGTTTTGTACCTTCCAGCGCGActgtctcctcctcttttttgtCCAGCACCAGCTGCTCCATTTCCTTCCTCAGATCCTCCTGATCTAAGTTACAGGAATCGAAGGCGTCACTGACAAACTCAGAAACACCTGGGCTGGTAGAAATCTCCTCTTCATCCTGAAATGCAAAAAATGAGCTCTGGAAATGGTTTTCGAAGCGACATACAGAGACTAGAGCTTGTGTCTATGGTCATCTCACAATTTAACGCAGCCTCGTTTTCATTCCCTTCCTCTGCAAGTTGGATGGTCGCTGCTTTCCACCTCCTAACCTGCACACTGGCTCCGCAACCACATGAGCTACCACCTGAATCTCTACGCTCATTCATGGTCTGGATCACTCCAATCGTTCTGTCCCATCCCCGACACGCACATCTTGAACTACTGATGCCACGGAATCGTCTCATGTCTCAGCTGTAGGTCCTTAACTCTTCAAGTACCGGACCCCTATTCTTCAGAACTGATAAGACCCATATTCATCAGTAGTTTTGAAATGGTATCTGAGATAGTCAACACAGAGTTCCTTCATTTCCAGACATCAACTACTAGGTATAATGTAAAACTGTATTACCTCTTGAGTTTTAAGTTGAGATTTGATTACAACAGGTGGCGTTTTGGGCCGTACTGCCTCTAAGAAGTGAGAATAAAAGAGACAAGAATTGCTTGATTCAATTCTGAATACATATTATAATAACAACTAAATTATACACAAGCATGATCATACTAAATAATTTACAGAAATTAGCTTTTAATGTTATGCTTTCCGTTTTTCTGCAGTAAGAACTACCCAGATGAAACCATCTCAGCCTCTTTCTTTTGGggatctttttaatatatattatcatgttcAATACCCCTTATGTAAGATTTCCAGCAGGAAATAAACTTTGACTTCAGTATTAGCAAAATGCATTGAAGAATACTTCTGCTCTTTCTTTTAGGCTAATGCGAATGAAGTTATTTAtcaagttttccttttctcacaAAGTAAAGTGTAACACTCAGGCACAGTAGCTCCTCTTCCTCACAGGCTGCATTTTCTATCTTCTCAACCTTGCCACACATACGGCCTTTACTGAATCCTGTCTTAAGCCCATCTTGATACATGGGCGGTATTGGGTAAAATGGCATTTTCcaataaaagtaataaagaagGAATACTAAAGAATGAGAGACAACTGGGATTCCTATTAACATCTACATGCAAAATGCCAAAAGGTACTGTGTAGAGCAGATTCCTTACATTCCTCTGACCCTAAACGCAGTGTCAGGTACCTTCCTAGTGGTCCGTACCACCTGTGCCTTAGGACACATTGTTTTGTGTAATCATGTAAAATTCCATGAACGGATAAGTCTCCAGTTATAACGGGTACCTATACACAGCAGGTGTTTGTTAAACGTTAAAAATGTGACACAAAATACATATCTTATTTCAACTGTTATTATAGGTATTAAATCACTGCCGATATTATAGATCACTTTCCCACAAAACCAGGGGTAAAACTGTCAGAATAAGGAAGAGTCACATGTGTAACTGACTGGTGTCTAGCTCCAGGCTGCATATCTTAGCTCTGTTTTACAGACTGGAGTACTGGGGAAATGAGCAGGCTGAATGGAAGACTGAGAAATGAAGAAGAGCAGGGAACTGAGTCAGCGGAGAACAGAAGGTATAAAAAGggcaaggaagggcttccctggtggcgcagtggttgagaatctgcctgccgatgcaggggacacgggttcgagccctggtctgggaggatcccacgtgccgcggatcaactgggcccgtgagccacaactagtgagcctgcgcgcctggagcccgcgctccgcaacgagaggccgcgacagtgagagacccgcgcaccgcgatgaagagcggcccccgctcgccgcaactagagaaagccctcgcacagcaacgaagacccaacacagccaaaaaaataaattaattaattttttttaaaaaagggcaagGAAAGAGATGGGAAGACGACTGGTGACGGAgggggaaataaaaaggaagaaataaaaaacccgAAGAACGAGAAAAAGACAGCAAAGTAAAAGAATGCTGGAGGAAGATGGTAAGCAGGGTCAGAGAGAGGGCAACAAGGGAAGAATGAGCATTttctctggaaagaaaagaactttCCCTGACGATGACATTTCTGGTATATACACGATGACAAGCTCATGAGAACCTCTAAATGAAGACTATTTTAAAAGtaactcttttgtttttttccccgcAGAGTGACGTCTTCTCTGAATATACCTGTCAGTGGCAACTCATCCTCTCTGCCGTGGCTCTTCTCCTCCTTCCCGGTAGCCTGCTGCTGGGCCGCCAGAGCCGTGAGCTGGGCTGACTGCTTAATCAGGGAGACGCGGTAAAAGTAGTTCCTCCAAAACACTTCCTCCTTCACACTTTCAAAGACAAACAACAATGCACTTGAGAAGGCATGCATACAGTGTGTGCAGGGTTTAGCTGTTGCTGTGGAGATGGGAATAGATGACTTTTAGGGACatttttgaatctgaatgaggctCAAACGAAATTCTCATTGGCTTTTGAATTGAAAGCTGAATAACAGGATAAAGAGAATAGCTATCGTCTCCACAGCAGCAAAAGACAAGGTTATAGAACACCAATGAAACCTCAGtgtttcttggtattttaatACCAACACTGCCCTCAGCAGAGGAAAACGGGGTACTGCTGTCAAAGCACCATAAGCAACCTGAGAGACGGAAGCAGAGCCGGGGGCTCCACCAACTGTCTGCTGTTTACCGAAGGATTAAACGCTTTCAAGCAGTGAGAATAAAGTATTGTTGGGTGTTGCTCCTCATGAGAGGAAATGTTCGGTAGCTTGCAAATAACTAGCAATCGGTAACAGTTAGCAATGAGGTGGAAGATGGTTGATAAAAAAAGACTGAGGTGCACTTCAACCTGAGAACtctcagtggctctcaaacttggctgcacattagagtCACCTGGGGTGGGGCGCTGGTGCCCAAGGGGGGTAAGATAAGTATCCATACGGTGGGGGCCTGCAATGGAGAGTGAGAGCCTGAGCAGAGAGAGGAGGGTGTCTAAGCTCGGGAGTGGGTGGTGGTGAAAAAGGAAGATTGGTCACTCGCAAGGGGATTGATTGcttaagtaaaaatattaagGATAGTGGAAACCAGGTTTCTCACCATCAGAAAAGGGAGTTACAGTCACGGAAAGGGAAAACTCGAGAACGATCCCTGTTGTGAAGTATCACTGTGAACACATGGTTTTCATTTGAGAGAGATGCAAACAAGTCCGTGTGTGTATATGAGCACACCAGCTGTGTCCACTGAGTGGGCCAAGGAGTAGTGACACCCCAATAACCGTGAGCATGCCTAATGCTTAGACTTTGGTTTCTAAACACCACtttccactaaaaggaaccagaactCCTTGGATAAATGGCCAATTCTAGGGTTACAGCAGGGGAAGAACAAGGTGAGCCTGGAGGACTATCGCATGCCaaaaaggaagtgctcaaaaaatgatagggagacttccctggtggtgcagtggttaagaatccgcctgccaatgcaggagacacgggttcaagccctggtccgggaagattccacatgccacggagcaactaagcctgcgagccacaactactgagcttgcgctctattttttttttttttttttttttttgcggtacgcgggcctcccactgttgtggccactcccattgcggagcacaggctccggacgcgcgcaggctcagccactctgctgcatgtgggatcttcccggaccggggcacgaacccgtgtcccctgcatcggcaggaggattcgcaaccactgcgccaccagggaagccccgagcctgcgctctagagcccacaagccacagctactgagcccatgtgccacagctactgaagcctgcgcacctagagcccgtgttctgcaacaagagaagccattgcaatgagaagcccgcacaccacaacaaagagtagcccccgctcgctgtagCTGGagaaaagcccacaggcagcaacgaagacccaacacagccaaaaataaataagtaaataaatttattaaaaaaaaaaaaaaaaagaacctgcctgccaatgcagggaacgtgggttcgagtcgtggtcctggaagatcccacatgccgcagagcaactaagcccttccaccacaactactgagcccatgtgccacaactactgaagcccgcatggctagagcccgagctctgcaacgagaaggaagtgccatgagaagcccgcgcactgcaacgaagagtagcccccgctcgccgcaactgagaaagcccgcatgtggcaacgaagacccaacgcagccaacaataaataaataataaattttaaaaaaaatgatggggatgagtcaaaaggacacagaagccagCCTGAACAGGCTTCCACTGGCAAATACGTGATGAtgtgagcaacaaaataaataacgaTAGCAATGGATTATAACCATTGCATAAAACAGGACCATGAGTCTATAGagatatacataaatacatgaaTACATGGAAAATTTGAGGAGAAATGAGATATTCACAGAACTTCAAAGTACCTCCCTAGAAAATAGTTATTAATTTCAAAGAGGAAAGGAGTAACTTTAGAGTCAAGAAGGCTGGCAGACACCATTTTCATCCAGTGACCAAAGTGTGGAcagtagtggaacaaaatggcaatatgtGCCACCTGACAGGATGCAACAGACTCAAGGAGACTGATGAGACATTAAAACTACTGTAAATGCAACATGTGAGTCTGAAGTGGATCCTTTTGCTAAAAAGGATATTAttgggacaaatggtaaaaccTGAATACTGTCTGAGAATTAGACAGTAATAAGGCATTAAGTGACCATTTCCTGACTGGGATGGTTACATTCTGATTATGTAGGAAAtctttgtttgtaggaaatacacaCTAAAGCTTCAGGGGTGATGGGGTATCAGATCTCAAAGGATACATTAAGAAAAGTTCTTTATACTGTACTTGCAGCCCTTCCATAAGTTTgtgattgtttcaaaataataaaaaagccaCTGATGACTGCGCTCACCTCAgagtaattaaataaaaatctccaAGGTGGAAGACAAAACATGACTCAACAAAAAACACCCCCTcccaaagcaacaacaacaagacAAAACAAGGACAGCCAAGGAACGGCTTTGGTGACCTGCGGAGGacgtgtggatttttttttttctgcctcattttatGTTCTAAAAATGCTTTGCTAGTAGAGATGACAAAAGGGTAGGAGAATGCCTCTCTACCCCCTGGTTTAATAGAAGGGATGCACGTTCTTAGAATGGGAGAGAAAGTCGAGAAAGAAAGCATGACAGAAAAAGACTTTGAAGGAGTAGAAGAAAACCAgcgagaacagaaaaaaaatactgagactCAGGTTTGTGAATGAGGACAGGGCTGGCCTTAGATAGGACATCAGAACACGTTGTTGTCACATCTAAGAATGGTGAAGCTGGGTCAGGAAGCTAGCTTTCTAAGTGACAGAAGCAAAATGCACGATTATCTACACAAGCTAGGTCAGGTAACAAGATGATATGCAGCTAGATACAACCcatcttttctttcattaattccaCCAATATTTAACAAGTGCCACATGCATCAGGCCTTATGCTAGGTACTGGGGGGATTCAGGGATGAATAAGACAAGTTGTCGGCCAAACTAGATGGTCACAGGAAGAATGACCTCTCACTTGTTAAGTTCTTACTATGTGCCCAGCAGCACTTCCCATAATCATGAGGCCTCAtaactgtctttttctttctttcgttcttttggctgtgccgtggcttttgggatcttagttccctgaccagggattgaacgcagggagtgaaagtgctgagtcctaaccactggactgccagggagttcccataACTGTCTTTTTCTCTTGGAAGTAGATCGGCAGGAGGGAGACCTGACTTAACAATGGTTCATAAAGGGTCAAAGACGACCACAAGTTTAGTTGTGCAAACACTAGCACACTGCAGCTGCTAGAAGAGCTAAGGAAATCTTAGGCTGCATTAAAAAGCAACATGACACACTACGGTGTACTGTTCTGCAATGAGACAGCACATCATATTCACTTTGGGGAACTCACTTTCACAGGTTAATGCACTGGATGGTGAGGGGGTACAGAGACTAGGACACCTGGGGACCAAATGAAGGAACTAGGATTGACTGTTTACCCAGATACGTTCAAGGGTCTTAAACCCTAACATCACAGCTATACAAAACTGAGATTAGCCTTCCCAGGAGGTAGTGGGCTGCCTGAATATTTTCAAGGTcaggatttttttcaaaataaatttatttatttatttttggctgcgttggatctttgttgctgcatgcgggctttctctagttgcagacagtggggttactcttcgttgcggtgcacgggcttctcattgcagtggcctctcttgttgcggagcatgggttctaggcacgcaggctcagtagctgtggcataagggctcagtagttgtggctcacgggctctagagcgcaggctcagtagttgtgatgcacaggcttagttgctccacggcatgtgggatcttccaggaccatggcttgaacccatgtcccttgcattggcaggcggattcttaaccactgcgccaccagggaagccctcaaggtcAGTTTTAATTCTGACctctatgaaatgtccaaaatgaaACAGGAATACTATCTCTCTACAGTGATCATGGGCAATGTTTGCTCTCTTAATAACATCTGGACTGCTTTCTTTTCCAGAGTCTCTCCCTCTTGATGTAAGAGGAAGCGATCACAGGCACACTGCAGAGATATTCGGTTGCCCTCTGGAGAGAGTCACAAAGCAGATGACACACTAAAGGTTCTGAGCAGTCCTATGATAAAGAAATTCATTGGCTGTAGCAACGCCCAAACATTAATCTGACCACATATACCTTCATGGACTATTTTAAAGTATTCGTATGCTGTGAACACCTTCTGGGAAACAATGGGCATGTCACAGCTTGAGGTTGGAAAGACTTGTGACTTCCTTACTGTCATCAGCGGGAAGGCCTCAGAGGGTGCCCCTGTGACACCAGCAGGGCCTTGTCTCATGCTAGCACTGCTGTCCAGGGAAGTGCTAACACACTAAAAGGCATTTTGAAATACAGAGcaagtgtttgttttgtttcctaaatTGTTCCTGGTTAATGATGGCTTCTACTCAGAAAAAGtgtcccagggcttccccggtggctcagtggttaagaatctgcctgccagtgcaggggacacgggttcaagccctagtcctggaagatcccacatgccgtggagcagctaagcctatgcgccacaactactgagcctacgctctagagcccacgagccacaactactgagcccacgtgccaaaactactgaagcccgcgcctagagaccatgctctgcaacaagagaagccaccacaatgagaagcctacacgctgcaaggaagagtagcccccacttgccacaactagagaaagcctgcgtgcagcaacgaagacccaatgcagccaaaaataaataaattttaaaaaaaaatgtcccaaaTGAAAAAGGTTGTACTTCTGTATGTCAGGAAGGAAAAGTCCAGAAGCCTTGTATTTGTATGTGAtgcctcatttttgttttgttttaatatggaaatttcaacaaaacaaaagtagagagaCGAGAACAATGAACTCTCATGTACCTGTGACCTAACTTCAACACTTACCAGCATTCTGCCAACCACGTTTCAAAATCTATGCCCCTCTCCCCTGCATAAATGCTTTTCTTTGGGTGGGGTTGGAATATTTTAAGGCAATGCCAGGCATCATGTCCTTTCATCCATAAATACTTCAGTAAATATTCCTAACAGATAGACTCATAAAAAATAACCCTAATTTCTAAATCTTCTCTAACAGAATAAGCAGTAGGAAACTGGAATTATATTACTCGATGGGCAGTTTTCGTAGCTggtgacaaaacaaaaatactatttGCCAAATATCCATTCTCCAAAGcttaaaagaaatctaaaattacTGTCAGCAGTGAGAGGGAGTGCAGAATTGGCAATAAGCAAAACTACATGCCTGCCATGAGGACCCCAGGCCACACGCCTGAGTGCCTCAGGGCCTCTGGACAGTCCTGAGAAGCCAGTAGAGAGCCCCATGAGCGGCTTGGGGTGATTCGAATGGTTTTTGAGTTGCAGGAGCGCATCTGACCCCAGAGCTTTGCCACTCTTCTCTCAAAGGCACCCGGGGGGGCAGGAGGCACCAGGCGGCTCTGAAGGCCGGTGCCGAGGCCCCAAGGAGCGGTGAGACAGCCAGGGACTGAACTCCCACACAGCAGAGACCGGAAGCCCACGGTTCTGCACTCAGGGATAGTCGGTACAGCTGAGAATGGGGGCACACGGATGTAGTGAAGCCACAGGGCTCAGGCTCTCCCCGTTATTTGGCCTACAGCCAGGCTGGAGGCTGAGGAGtcctctgggggaagccagccgGCCCAGGGCTACTGAGCCGCCCTGCCCAAATGGCCCTGGGGAGCACACAGTCCCAAAGGATGGGTAAGAAAAGCCTGCAGCATGAACCACAGAGCCCAAATCCAAGATGCAGGGAAAGAGCATAGCGAAAAGGGTATCTCAAGAAAGCCAGACTTCATGTCCTCAGAGAACAGTAAGATACTGCATCATACAACAAGAAGAGAGAGTCATAAAACAGGAACAGTCATGGAACACCAAAGACTGCTGACTTTAAAAATGGGGCAGGTTCAAAAGAAGGCACTGGAATTAGAAAAGGTGAGGAAGAACCCATGGtggcagaggggaagggaggtggcCTCTGCTGATGGCCATGTCACAGAAGTCAGGATGCATGTGCTGGAGCTTAATGGACAAGCAGAGATCTGCAGAGAGGAGAAGCCTCGGGCGGGAAGCAGAACAAGACTGCtgctgcggggcttccctggtggcgcagtggttgagagtccgcctgccgatgcaggagacacgggttcgtgccctggtccgggaggatcccacatgccgcggagcaactaagcccgtgagccatggccgctgagcctgtgcgtctggagcctgtgctccgcaatgggagaggccacaacagtgagaggcccgcataccgcaaaaaaaaaaaaaaaaaaaaagaaaaaaaaaaaaaaaaaaaaaaaaaaaagactgctgcTGCCAGAGAGCAGAGTCtgagtggagaaaaggcagtggcCAGGTCCTGATGGGCCTCGGGAGACCTTAATTTTATTCAGGAGGGCATGGGCACTTCTGCTGTTTTTATAGGAAAATTCATTCTATGTTCTAACTGGGGATAAAAGAGCACATATCATCTGGACCCCAAAATTCCCGAAAAGTCCACCCTGAGTTTTGATTCTATGGCACCCTATGTGGGGGATGGGGGTTGGGAGGGTGCTGCTGAAGGGCCGCAGAGCCCCTTTTCACCAAGAGCATCTGAGAGCATCCTGGCCCCCATCCCATGCTTCTTCTCTGACACCCAGTACATGACCAGGGCCATATATGCCACTCTGGCTCAAGAGCCCACTGCTTACAGTTTAGGAACAAGGGCAAATCTCATCCTGCTCAGGAGCTCGTCCTCTTGGAGCATGACCAGGGCGACAGGGTACATCTGATCAAAGTCAAAGTTAAACTGCACGCCGGCTGGAGGGTCACGAAGGAAGttcctcttgtcctttcataaaaagaggaaaaacatggGGAAAACCATAGACTGCAATTAATAAGTAATAACACATCTCTGATCTGACACACTGAATTCTCCTAAATGCTTCAATCGCGAAGTACACTGAGCTGTCATTAACCTGCCTGCCTTAGACAGAGTGGAGAATGACCAATCCTTTCATATATTCTTTAACAGTTTCAACTGGAGAGAGCATCATGGGAGGCCTACAGCCAGGCTGGAGGCTGAGGAGTCCTTTGGGGGAAGCCACCCGGCCCACGGCTACTGAGCTGCCCTGCCCAAACGGCCCTTTGGGCAGGGTGGCAAGTGTTCAGCCAAGGTTCGGCAAGTGAACCAACAATGAGCCTTTCCCCTGCCTGGCCATGATCTGCGGAGAAGTGGCACTGTGTCTTTCTCAGTCACCATTGCATTCCCAGGGCATTTCTTgccaatcagataagaaaaagaaatgaaaggaatccaaattggaaaggaagaagtaaaactgtcattgttggcagatgacatgatactatacatagaaaatcctaaagatgccaccaaaaaactactagagctcatcaatgaatctggtaaagttgcaggatacaaaattaatatacagaaatctgttgcacttctatAAACtagcaatgaaatatcagaaggagaaattacgaaaacaatcccatttaccatcacatcaaaatgaaataaatacctaggaacaaatctaataactaaggaggtaaaagacctgtacttagaaaactgtaagacaatgataaaagaaactgaaaatgacacagatggaaagatataccatgttcatggattagaagaattaatactgttaaaataaccatactacccaaggcaatctacagatttaatgcaatccctatcaaaataccaatggcattttccgcACAACTagtacaaataattctaaaatttgtatagaaacacaaaagaccctaaatagccaaagcaatcttgagaaagaagaacagagctggctcatgctccctgactttagactatattacaaagctacagtcatcaaaacagtacggtactggtacaaaaacagacatatagatcaatgaaatagaatagagaa
This genomic interval carries:
- the SYAP1 gene encoding synapse-associated protein 1 isoform X2 codes for the protein MAGSTRETDSPRETLHPSSAPRRWRSPRRGSYNKPGTRSSFTRPKASATIIGDFQKEQKRFVEEQHIKKSEAAVPPWVDSNDEETIQQQILALSADKRNFLRDPPAGVQFNFDFDQMYPVALVMLQEDELLSRMRFALVPKLVKEEVFWRNYFYRVSLIKQSAQLTALAAQQQATGKEEKSHGREDELPLTEAVRPKTPPVVIKSQLKTQEDEEEISTSPGVSEFVSDAFDSCNLDQEDLRKEMEQLVLDKKEEETVALEEDSADWEKELQQELQEYEVVTESEKRDENWDKEIEKMLQEEN